Within the Vagococcus carniphilus genome, the region TTTCAAAAGTATTTGCTTCTAGGTAAGTATTATAACCTCCAAAGAATTCATCAGCACCTTCACCTGATAAAGCAACTTTAACATGCTTGCTTGTTTCTTTTGACAAGAAATAAAGTTGTAAAGCAGATGGATTAGATAATGGTTCATCCATATGGTACATTGCTTTAGGAATAATATTGAAAAAGTCTTCATCATTAATCATGATTGGCACATTTTTTTGATTGATCTCTTCAGCAAATTGTTCTGCCCAAGGAAGCTCACTAATTTTTTCATCATCAAATCCTAGAGAGAATGATGTAATATCACGATCTCTTGACGCTTCATTTAAAATGTAGCTAGAATCAATCCCACTTGATAAGAAACTACCAACTTCAACATCAGCGATCATGTGTTTTTTCACTGATTCTTGAACTGTTTCAACAATTTGTTTTTTAGCTGTTTCCATATCAACAGTTTTATCTTCCTTGAATTCAAAATGATAATATTCTTGAACTGATAATTTATTATTTTTAAATCTGAAGAAGTGACCTGGGTTTAATTTGTAAACATTTTTAAACATTGTTTCATCACTTGGAATGTACTCAAAACTCAAATGAACAGGTAATAACTCTTCATTTAATTCTTTAATAAATCCTGGGTGATCTAAAAAGCTTTTAATTTCTGATCCCCACATGAAATTTTCTTGATCTTTATAGTAGTATAATGGTTTGATTCCAAAATGGTCTCTTGCTCCAAATACTTCTTGATTTTTTTTGTCATAAATAACAAAAGCATACATACCACGGATTCGGTCTAGTAAACCTTCTCCCCAAGCATCGTAGCCATGAATTAATACTTCTGAATCCACATCTGTTTTAAAGTTGTAACCCAGTCCGATTAATTCTTCTCTTAATTCTAAATAATTATAAATTTCACCATTAAATGTCAATACTTTCGTATCATCTTGATTACTCATTGGTTGAGCACCATGATCTAAGTCAATAATTGATAATCGTCTAAATCCCATTGAAATTGTCTCATCTTGGTAAAAACCTTCATCATCTGGTCCTCTATGGACAATTCTATCTGTCATTTTCTTTAGGGTTTCTGACGCTGTTGTTGGGTGATTAATATATCCTACAAATCCACACATTTTATAATCCTCCATCTATCTAGTTATTTAAAAAAGCTATAACAAGCTATTTAAACATGTAACGTATCAATTTACAAGTATACTGGAAAAAGACAATAAATTAAAGACTTTGACTCATTCTTTTCTTAATTATTAACATTTTTTTATAACTTTTTTTCTTTTTTCAGGGGAAATTTAATTCTCACTTCTACTTGTTGATTCTCTAAAACATTAAATGAAATGGCACCACCATGCCTTTTAGTAATCTGTTTAGCAATAGTTAAGCCCAGTCCATGCCCGTTTTCATTTTGAACATTCCCCCGATTAAAAGCTTCAAATAAATGGTTTAATTCTGATTGATTCAATCTCTGATTTGTTTTATTTGAAATAATTAGCTGTATCTCATCCAAGCTTTTGTCTACTACAATAAAAATAGTTTGGTCCTTCTCACTGTATTTCGATGCATTATCTATTAATATCTTGATTAACTGTAGGAGTCTTTGGTAATCACCAATAAAGACATCTCTTTCTGATAAGTTACTCGAAAAATTAACCACTTGTTTTTTTTGAATCAAGATAGGACGATAAGATCTGATTCCATCTTCAACGACATAGTTTAAATTAACCTCTTCTGCTACTATAGAAAATTCTGTTGATTGTAATCTACTTAATTCCAATAGATCATTAACAAGTAAGTTCAATTGTTCGATTTCAACCATTAAATGAGAAAGATACTCTTTTCTTTCGAATTCATTTAAAAAATCATCATTCAATGTCTCTAAAGAATTTTTTATGACCATAACAGGAGTTCTTAATTCGTGAGAGATTTGAGATAAGAACAATTTTTGACTTCTTTCTTTATTATCTTGTTCTTTTTGAGCATTCAACAACCGATTTTTTAGAACAATCAATTTGCTTCCGAGTTCTGCTAATTCATCTTTTGTTTTGATATCAAGGCTTGACTGATAATTTTGTTTAATTAATTCATCTGTAAATTCTCCCATTTCATGAATCGGTTTAACAAAACGTTTAGCCATACCAATTGAAATAAGAACGGTAATTAAAAGAGCAATTAATAGGCTCCAAATCAACAATCGATAATCTGCTAAAGATTGAGTAAAGCTTCCTTTTTTAGTCGAAAGAACAATAACACTACCATACACATTTCCCTCTTTATTTTTCAATGGAACACCGTAACCAATTCTATTATTGTCCTTAAGTGTGCCTTTTTCAAAAAAAACAGGCTCTTTTACTCCTTGAACTTTATCTAAAATAAATCGTCCTTCTTCATCTAGCTCTTTTGGTTCTTCTTGATTCATATGATTACTACTATACAAAGGATTCCCAAAATCATCCACGATAAAAATATCATCATTTGATAAGCGACTAATTAATTCAAGATAGGATTGAGTACTAGATTGTCGATCCATTCGATGTCTCATTCGACTATGCCTGCTTGTTGATTCTTCTGCTCTTTCCTCATTTTCAATTTGACTTTCTTCTATGTTTTTGGCAATCGTATCTCCTTGCTCTTGGAGTTGATTTAAGTGAATTTCACTTTCTTGTTTATTCAGTAGGGTAAAAAATATTGTTAACATAACACCAGCAAATAAAACTAAAATAATCGTATAGTTTCGAATTAATCGTGTCACAATTTTTCGTTTAGTCATTATTTAGATACCTCAAGTAAATAACCTTTTCCCCAAACTGTTTTTATTTGCCAGTTAACAGTAGTTTCATGTTTTAATTTCTCTCTAAGTCGTTTGATATGACTATCCACTGTTCTAAAATCACCAAAATAATCCATTCCCCAGACACTATCTAAAAGATGGTCTCTTGTAAAAATTTGATTTGGATGCTCAATCAAATGATGCAGTAACTCAAATTCTTTTTTAGTTAGATGAACTGATTCTTCAAATAATTTCACTTCATAGGTTTCTGGGTTCACAGTTAGTCCCGAAAGAATATTTTTTTGATTTCCTTTTGGTTCAATTCTTCTCATAATAGCACGAATTCTAGCTGCTATTTCTTGATGAGAAAATGGTTTAACGATATAATCATCTGCTCCTACATCTAAACCAAGTATCTTATCATGATCCTCACTTTTAGCTGTAATCATAATAATTGGTACCATCGACTGTTTTCTTATTTCTTGGCAAACTTCAAACCCATCTATTCCTGGAAGCATGATATCTAGTAGGACTAAATCAATTACTTCCTCAGAAAATAGTTTTAGTCCCTCTTCTCCACTTTCTGCTTCAAAAACTTTATATCCTTCATTTGTTAAAAAGCGACCTAGCATTTGTCTTAACGACTGATTGTCTTCAATAATTAGTATTTTCATCGTTTTTCTCCCGCTATTTTTTTACTATGACATAATTCTGCCACATTTGTCTTATATACTTACTATATCAAATATATATAGGAGGTTTAAGATGAAAAAGAAAATTATTATAACAAGTATTTTAGGTTTAATAGGTATTTTTCTAGTAGCTGGTACAATGACTCTAGCAAGCACTACCAATCAGAATCGTTCAGAGACTACTGTGGCACCTAAAGAAAATAAACCAGTTAGGAATGAAGAAAATAGCTATTGTCAACGAGAAGGGCATCAAATGAATGGCGACTCTTATCGTTGTGACGGACCTAAAAAAGGGTATCATAATGAAAATTGTGATTACTATGATGAATTAAAAGAAGAGGACAGCTCTAAAGAAGAAAATTTTAGTCGTAGAAGAGGAGGTTGTCACGACGATAATGGTAGTGGTCGTGGAAGACATCGCAACTCTGGGCGTCATATGAGAATGAATAATTATTAATTAAATAAGACTAACATCTTTGTGCGCCTTACAAAAATGTTAGTCATTTTTTCTGTACATCAGACAGCCTCTTTTATAAGATAGTACTAAAGGAGGAGTATCCAATGGCTTCATATGCTATTCCATTGTCCACAGCATTTTTCACTTTTTTTGTCATTGCTTTTTTAGGTACTATGCCTTGGACTATTTATCAATATCGAAAATATGGTTATTTTAACTTTTGGCGTAATGTTATTATTTTTAGTTTTATTTATTATTGTTTGACAGCCTTTTTCTTAGTTAGTTTGCCATTACCTAAAAACAGAAATAACGATTTAGAATTTAAAGATCATGTTTTTACGCAATTAAAACCCTTCAATATGATTCATAATTTCCAACAAGTTCCTGGATTTGTTCCTAATAATATTCGAACCTATCCTACTTTATTTAAATCCTTCACCTTTTTAGAGGTAGCTTTCAATATAGCTTTATTATTTCCTCTAGGAGTCTATCTCAGATTTTTCTTGAAGAAAGTAAACAAATGGTATCTCGCTCTTTTAATTATTTTTTCTGTTACTTTATTCTTTGAAGTCTCTCAACTAACAGCTTTATTCGGTTATTATGCGTACCCGTATCGTTTATTTGATGTAGATGATTTATTAATGAATACATTAGGTGGAATGATTGGTTTTTTCTTTGCTCCTATACTACTTATGTTGATCCCTAGTCGAGATCAGATTCATCAAAAAGATAAGCATTACGACCAACATCAATTAGCTTCTTACGGAGCACAGTTAATCGAAATATTTGTTAGTATGGCTATTGCCAGATTTTTAGGAAGCCTATTTGCTACGATTGTTTTTCATGGTAATTACTTATTTTGGTGCAATACCGCTTTTATTTTTCTAATGATTGTTATTTTTCCAATCATAACAGATGGTAAAACGATTGGTGGTAAAATCGTAAAAATTAAATTTGATGTTACTTCACTAAAGGATTTCTATAAGTTAGTTTATCGCTTTTTAATGATTTATTTTCCTTCGTTATTAAGCCAAGCTACTTTAGTTATGAACAGTAAACAATCAGACAATGTCTATACGGTTTCTGCTCAATTAATTCTTTTTTTAGCTACTCTATTTACCTGGGGTTTATTTTGGTTAATGATTCTTAGAGATTGGGTTCAAAAAAGAGAAGAACCTTTCTTCAATCGATTTATTTCCGTTAAAATGAAACGTTATACAAAATAAAAAATAGGTAGAAAAACTAATTTAAGTTTTTCTACCTATTTTTAAACTATTTTTCTATAACTTCTTCAAATGCCGCAGCGTTAGCGTTTAAATAACCCATCCACTCATCTTTATTATTATACAACGAAAGATAAGTTGAACCATTAAAGTGTTCATAGCGTCCCTTAGCTACAAAAGTTTTATTAAGAAGATTTCTTGTATTATGTTTCTCCGTTTTAAAACTAAAGTTAGACCAAACGCTATAATTTTTTTTAGTTATTTTGACTGTTCTACCATCTGATATGTATGCTCCTTGTCTACCATTACCAAACTTCAGAAGACTAGATTCAGCATAACCATGCCATTTACCATTTGAATCATATAATGAGTAATAAGTTTTGCCATTCATGTGTTGGTAACGACCACGTGTATTAAACGTTTTTTCATAAACCTCGTTAGTTGACTTACGCTCTTTCCAATTAAAATCATTAAATAAAATTTCATCTTTTTGATTAATTGTAGCGTATCTACCGTCTGATATATACGCTCCTTGAGCGCCGTCTCCCACTTTAGTTGCATTTATGTTGATATACCCATGCCAACTATCTTTTTCATCATATAAAGAAAGATAAGTTGAACCATTTAAATGTTCGTAACGCCCTTTAGCTACAAAAGATTTCTCATGAACCTCACTTGAATTTTCTCTTACTTTCCAAGAGAAATTTTGCCAAGTATTATAATTTTTCTTTGTAACCGTAACATGTCGTCCGTCTGATATATAAACACCACTTCTATTTGGAATAGTCTTAGCTCCGCCATCATTCAAGTAACCTATCCACGTACCATTTCCATCATAAAGTGAGTAGTAAGTACTTCCGTTAAAATGTTCATAACGTCCTTTAGCTTGATACGTTTTTTGGTAAACGTCTTTTGTCATCCCTTTTTTACTACTAAAGTTTAAATTCGACCAAATCGTATAGTTATCTTTACTAATAGAAACATAACGGCCATCTGATATGTATCTACCTTGTGGTCCATTTAAAACAGTAGTTGCATCAGCATTCAAATAGCCATACCAAGTGCCTTCGTTATCATATAAAGAAAAGTATGTAGAACCATTTAAATGTTGATAACGACCTCTCGCTTGGAATATTTTACCGTAAATTTCATCTGTTTTTCCTCTGAAGTCCCAGTCAAAGCTTGACCATCTACTATAGTTCTTTTTAGTAATTTCAACGTATCTACCATCTGAAATATAATTTCCTTGTGGTGGTAACGGCTTACTAATAGCTTGTTCTGAATAACTACCATAGTAATCACTTGAAATATCAAAGACTCCGTGAACACCTGGGAAAGTCATTTTTGACGACCATTGCCATGCACCATATTGCGTATGTTGTTGCTGACTTGTTGGTGTAAAAGGATAAGCTGCTACCCAAACTTTTTCATTTCCTAATTGTGCAGTGTTAATACGGTTTTCTCTAATCCAATGTAATCCTAAATAATGATTCACTCGGCTAAAACCTTGTCTGTTTAACTCATTTTCAAATGCTTTGGCATTTTCAGTATGTCCATTTTTATATTTAATTTTGTTGTCTTCTAAATCATTAATCATAAGAGTTGATTTTGGCAAACCTAACTCGTTAGCCATTTTAGCAAAGTACTGTGCCTCTGCTTTAGCTTGAGCAGTCGTTTCAAACCAACTATAGTGATAAGCAGAAACAATTAAACCTGCTGCTTTTGCATTAGCAATTTGATTTTTGGCATAAGGATTTCGATAACTAGTCGCTTCTGTTAGTTTAACCGCAACTCCTTTTACGCCATATGAACGAATAATATTAAATTCTTCAACTGAAATATCATAATTGTGAGAAGAAATATCGATAAAGTCCGCTCTAGGTTTGTTCTTATCAGTAATAGATAAATTATCATCTTTTGCCTTTGCTCGTGGAGCTGCGAAAGCTCTAAAACTTGGTTCTAAATCTGAGCGATTAGTAGGATAATAAAACTCATCCTCTTCTTCATCTAAAACTGCTTCATCTGATTCACTTACTTCTTCTGAATCAATGGAAACTTCTGTAGCTTTTTCTTCAACTTCCGGTACTACAGGTTGATTTTTTTCTTCTAAATCAGTAGTACCATTTAAATCTTTCTCAACTGCATCTCCAACGATTGTTGAGCTAGTTTCTTTAACTTCACTTGCCTGAGTTGACTCCGCTAAAACAGTAGTCGAAAC harbors:
- the asnB gene encoding asparagine synthase (glutamine-hydrolyzing), whose amino-acid sequence is MCGFVGYINHPTTASETLKKMTDRIVHRGPDDEGFYQDETISMGFRRLSIIDLDHGAQPMSNQDDTKVLTFNGEIYNYLELREELIGLGYNFKTDVDSEVLIHGYDAWGEGLLDRIRGMYAFVIYDKKNQEVFGARDHFGIKPLYYYKDQENFMWGSEIKSFLDHPGFIKELNEELLPVHLSFEYIPSDETMFKNVYKLNPGHFFRFKNNKLSVQEYYHFEFKEDKTVDMETAKKQIVETVQESVKKHMIADVEVGSFLSSGIDSSYILNEASRDRDITSFSLGFDDEKISELPWAEQFAEEINQKNVPIMINDEDFFNIIPKAMYHMDEPLSNPSALQLYFLSKETSKHVKVALSGEGADEFFGGYNTYLEANTFEKYEKFTTLPMRKLFAQTAKRMPHFHGRRFLVRGAQDISERYYRVNYVFNELEREELLKDPKYNKPSSGFVKNIFAEAKDKDSITQMQHFDIHAWLAYDILHKADRMSMANSLEVRTPLVDKEVAAIAQKMPTNTRVKDGVTKVAWRQASESQLPERIVNREKLGFPSPLATWLKEDKYQALIKEAFNSDIAKKFFNVDYLNRLLEEQKQGIANMQKIFTIYTFIAWYQVFFIEN
- a CDS encoding sensor histidine kinase; this encodes MTKRKIVTRLIRNYTIILVLFAGVMLTIFFTLLNKQESEIHLNQLQEQGDTIAKNIEESQIENEERAEESTSRHSRMRHRMDRQSSTQSYLELISRLSNDDIFIVDDFGNPLYSSNHMNQEEPKELDEEGRFILDKVQGVKEPVFFEKGTLKDNNRIGYGVPLKNKEGNVYGSVIVLSTKKGSFTQSLADYRLLIWSLLIALLITVLISIGMAKRFVKPIHEMGEFTDELIKQNYQSSLDIKTKDELAELGSKLIVLKNRLLNAQKEQDNKERSQKLFLSQISHELRTPVMVIKNSLETLNDDFLNEFERKEYLSHLMVEIEQLNLLVNDLLELSRLQSTEFSIVAEEVNLNYVVEDGIRSYRPILIQKKQVVNFSSNLSERDVFIGDYQRLLQLIKILIDNASKYSEKDQTIFIVVDKSLDEIQLIISNKTNQRLNQSELNHLFEAFNRGNVQNENGHGLGLTIAKQITKRHGGAISFNVLENQQVEVRIKFPLKKEKKL
- a CDS encoding response regulator transcription factor, giving the protein MKILIIEDNQSLRQMLGRFLTNEGYKVFEAESGEEGLKLFSEEVIDLVLLDIMLPGIDGFEVCQEIRKQSMVPIIMITAKSEDHDKILGLDVGADDYIVKPFSHQEIAARIRAIMRRIEPKGNQKNILSGLTVNPETYEVKLFEESVHLTKKEFELLHHLIEHPNQIFTRDHLLDSVWGMDYFGDFRTVDSHIKRLREKLKHETTVNWQIKTVWGKGYLLEVSK
- a CDS encoding VanZ family protein, producing MASYAIPLSTAFFTFFVIAFLGTMPWTIYQYRKYGYFNFWRNVIIFSFIYYCLTAFFLVSLPLPKNRNNDLEFKDHVFTQLKPFNMIHNFQQVPGFVPNNIRTYPTLFKSFTFLEVAFNIALLFPLGVYLRFFLKKVNKWYLALLIIFSVTLFFEVSQLTALFGYYAYPYRLFDVDDLLMNTLGGMIGFFFAPILLMLIPSRDQIHQKDKHYDQHQLASYGAQLIEIFVSMAIARFLGSLFATIVFHGNYLFWCNTAFIFLMIVIFPIITDGKTIGGKIVKIKFDVTSLKDFYKLVYRFLMIYFPSLLSQATLVMNSKQSDNVYTVSAQLILFLATLFTWGLFWLMILRDWVQKREEPFFNRFISVKMKRYTK
- a CDS encoding GH25 family lysozyme encodes the protein MFRKKGSHFLLATLVLGSLSVSTTVLAESTQASEVKETSSTIVGDAVEKDLNGTTDLEEKNQPVVPEVEEKATEVSIDSEEVSESDEAVLDEEEDEFYYPTNRSDLEPSFRAFAAPRAKAKDDNLSITDKNKPRADFIDISSHNYDISVEEFNIIRSYGVKGVAVKLTEATSYRNPYAKNQIANAKAAGLIVSAYHYSWFETTAQAKAEAQYFAKMANELGLPKSTLMINDLEDNKIKYKNGHTENAKAFENELNRQGFSRVNHYLGLHWIRENRINTAQLGNEKVWVAAYPFTPTSQQQHTQYGAWQWSSKMTFPGVHGVFDISSDYYGSYSEQAISKPLPPQGNYISDGRYVEITKKNYSRWSSFDWDFRGKTDEIYGKIFQARGRYQHLNGSTYFSLYDNEGTWYGYLNADATTVLNGPQGRYISDGRYVSISKDNYTIWSNLNFSSKKGMTKDVYQKTYQAKGRYEHFNGSTYYSLYDGNGTWIGYLNDGGAKTIPNRSGVYISDGRHVTVTKKNYNTWQNFSWKVRENSSEVHEKSFVAKGRYEHLNGSTYLSLYDEKDSWHGYININATKVGDGAQGAYISDGRYATINQKDEILFNDFNWKERKSTNEVYEKTFNTRGRYQHMNGKTYYSLYDSNGKWHGYAESSLLKFGNGRQGAYISDGRTVKITKKNYSVWSNFSFKTEKHNTRNLLNKTFVAKGRYEHFNGSTYLSLYNNKDEWMGYLNANAAAFEEVIEK